TGATTCCGAGATCGTGGCAACGGCGAATCAGGTCCTCGGAAAGAATCTTCCAGGAAACATCGAAGCCATAAGGGCGCACGGATTGGTGGAGTGCCACAATCTGATTCGCGTCCGAAAGGGGGCACAATGCTCGTATTTCCGGGTTCACCGTCTTCAGCTTTATCAGGTATTCCGGTGACTGATAGACCACGGCGCTGTCAAGCAGATTGTGCTTCTTCAGTCCATCCGCCAGGGCTTCCGGTGTGATATCGTAGGCATCCACGTAAAGGCCGGTCTTGCCACCGAGCAACTCAAAGGTCTCTTCCAGCGTGGGGATCTTCAGCCCCGCAAAGGGCTTCCCAAAATCCCACGATGCTTCAAGCCCGGCCAGCGTCGCGGCATCCGTCTCCGCCACTTTCCCCTCGCCGTTGGTTGTCCGCCCAAGGTTCGGGTCATGCAATATGAAGAACCGCCCATCACTCGAGGTGCGGACGTCAAACTCCACGTAGTCGGCGGCGAGGCGGAGGGATTTCTCCATCGCGACAATGGTATTTTCCGGTGCGTAGTAATTCGCCGCACGATGATGGGAGATCTGAACGGGACGGTTCGGCAACGTGCTCCAGGAAAGGTGCATGATCACCTCCTCCGCACGATCGGTCTGAAACCAGTCCACGCCCGCATCGCGCATGCGTTGCCAAACCTCGGGCTGGTCCGCCTCGTCAAGCACTTTGGCCTGAACCTTGATGCCTCGCTTGTGAAAGGCTTCGCAGATCGCCTTCGTCACTTCATCCGCGTTCACTTCCACCGCGTCGGGGCGCCATTGCTCCACCCATCCTTCCGTGCCGTATTCCGGGTGCCATTTGGGC
This is a stretch of genomic DNA from Candidatus Hydrogenedentota bacterium. It encodes these proteins:
- a CDS encoding glycerophosphodiester phosphodiesterase family protein gives rise to the protein MISIRLFHYGLALFLLAGGGAAAEFFEPLQPPRAFQVMVHRGAMLQAPENTAPALERCIEEGFEWAEVDIRLTSDGKHILFHDEQVDGKSNGTGDVKKMTLAELKALDAGSWFSARFAGERLLTLGEGLSLCRGRLNLYLDCKDVDPILLADEVLAAGMEKQVVVFDAPEKLAQIRERSQGRVPIMPKWHPEYGTEGWVEQWRPDAVEVNADEVTKAICEAFHKRGIKVQAKVLDEADQPEVWQRMRDAGVDWFQTDRAEEVIMHLSWSTLPNRPVQISHHRAANYYAPENTIVAMEKSLRLAADYVEFDVRTSSDGRFFILHDPNLGRTTNGEGKVAETDAATLAGLEASWDFGKPFAGLKIPTLEETFELLGGKTGLYVDAYDITPEALADGLKKHNLLDSAVVYQSPEYLIKLKTVNPEIRALCPLSDANQIVALHQSVRPYGFDVSWKILSEDLIRRCHDLGIKVFSDSVDDYETAADYQQAVKWGIDVIQTDYPVRVADALTRLSAESR